The genomic interval GAGACGCTCAGGCGCGGCGGTGTCAGCGCCTGCGGGCCGGCCACCGCCTCGACGAAGCGCAGGTGATGGCGCGTCGCCGCCTCCGGGGTCCCGGAGGCGGGCGGCCGCAGCGTGTAGAGCAGCGAGCGCGGGAAGCGGCCGCGGCCCACGCGCGTCGGCGCGCCGGCGAGCGCGCTGAGCAGGGCGCTGCGCGGGTTGCCGAACAGATCGATGACGAGATCGTACTGCCCGCGCAGGCGCCGGAGCAGGGTCAGCGGCGGCGCGCCCGCGTCGTCCTCCTCGCGGCGCAGCACGTGCACGGCGCGCAGCTCGGTCGTGCGCGCGAGCACCGCGTGGAAGGGCGCCTCGCAGAGGTAGTCGATGGCCGCGCCCGGGAAGGCCCGCCGCAGCGCCGAGATCACCGGCAGCGTGAGGACGATGTCGCCCAGGAAGCGCAGTCGCGTGACGAGGATGGCCTGCGGTTCGCCGCGCCCGAAGCGGGTCTTCATGCCTGCCCCTCCTGGTCCCGGATGTAGCGCGCTGCGGCGAGCAGATCCGCGCAGACCGTCGCCGCGCCCGCCAGGCCCGCCGCCCGGGTCGCCTCGCCCTGGCCGCTCAGGACGAGCAGGCCGCGCAGGCCGGCCCCGGCCGCGAGGGCGAGGTCCTCGGGCTTGTCGCCGACCACCCAGCTGCCCGGCAGGCAGAGCGCCAGTTCCTGCGCCGCCGTCCTGAGCAGTCCCGGCCGCGGCTTGCGGCAGTCGCACGCGCGCCGGAAGGCGGCGACGCTGCCTTCCGGATGGTGCGGGCAGGCGTAGAGGCCGTCGAGCGCGATCCCCCCGGCCGCGAGGAGCGCGACCAGGCGCGCCTGGACGGCGCTCAGGTCGGCGAGGTCGAAACGGCCGCGGGCCACCCCCGACTGATTGCTGACGAGCACCAGCGCGAGCGGCGTCTCGCGCAGGAGGCGCAGCGCCGGCAAGGTCCAGGGGAAGAGCGCCACTCCCGCCGGATCGCCCAGGTAGTGGCGCTCCTCGATCAGGGTGCCGTCGCGATCGAGGAAGACGGCCCGCCTCATGCCGCCTCCCCCAGCCAGTCGGCGATGGCCGCGCGCACCGTCTGCGCGGCGATGGCCTCGCCGCAGCGCTGAACC from bacterium carries:
- a CDS encoding glycosyltransferase family 9 protein; protein product: MKTRFGRGEPQAILVTRLRFLGDIVLTLPVISALRRAFPGAAIDYLCEAPFHAVLARTTELRAVHVLRREEDDAGAPPLTLLRRLRGQYDLVIDLFGNPRSALLSALAGAPTRVGRGRFPRSLLYTLRPPASGTPEAATRHHLRFVEAVAGPQALTPPRLSVSPAELAAGRRMLEDRGLGRDTVALLTGASQPEKEWPAEYFVRLAAELRMDGRYRPVFLGQPGKRSRLERIRALSNSQVVILPELP
- a CDS encoding HAD family hydrolase, with the protein product MDGAARAAGALARRRSGLPPLLRARLPLAGSALRRGHRRADGARGHRRLAGGGGMRRAVFLDRDGTLIEERHYLGDPAGVALFPWTLPALRLLRETPLALVLVSNQSGVARGRFDLADLSAVQARLVALLAAGGIALDGLYACPHHPEGSVAAFRRACDCRKPRPGLLRTAAQELALCLPGSWVVGDKPEDLALAAGAGLRGLLVLSGQGEATRAAGLAGAATVCADLLAAARYIRDQEGQA